From Polaribacter butkevichii, a single genomic window includes:
- the hisH gene encoding imidazole glycerol phosphate synthase subunit HisH, whose amino-acid sequence MKLVIIDYGAGNIKSIQFAFKRLGVDAILSNNIDEIRAADKIIFPGVGEASSAMQMLQESGLDKVIPTLTQPVLGICLGMQLMCNSSSEGNTKGLGIFDVDVKKFSKAVKVPQMGWNVIYNLKSDLFKGIKEKEFMYLVHSFYAESCAEAIATTDYEIEYASALQKDNFYGVQFHPEKSGVEGARILQNFLNL is encoded by the coding sequence ATGAAATTAGTAATTATCGATTACGGAGCAGGAAACATTAAAAGCATTCAGTTTGCTTTTAAGCGTTTAGGTGTAGATGCTATTTTATCAAATAATATTGATGAAATTAGAGCTGCTGATAAAATAATTTTCCCGGGAGTTGGAGAAGCAAGTTCAGCAATGCAAATGTTGCAAGAAAGCGGATTAGACAAAGTGATTCCGACGCTAACGCAACCTGTTTTAGGGATTTGTTTAGGAATGCAATTAATGTGTAATTCTTCTTCGGAAGGAAATACAAAAGGTTTGGGTATTTTTGATGTTGATGTAAAGAAATTTTCGAAGGCTGTTAAGGTTCCGCAAATGGGTTGGAATGTGATCTATAATTTAAAATCAGATTTATTTAAAGGCATCAAAGAAAAAGAATTTATGTATTTAGTACATAGTTTCTACGCAGAATCTTGTGCTGAAGCAATTGCAACGACAGATTATGAAATTGAATATGCATCCGCATTGCAAAAAGATAATTTTTACGGAGTACAGTTTCATCCAGAAAAAAGTGGAGTAGAAGGCGCAAGAATTTTACAAAACTTTCTTAATTTATAA
- the hisD gene encoding histidinol dehydrogenase, giving the protein MKTIINPSRKDWNKILERPTKTVDDIESIVNDVFADVQKNGDAAIHKYTQKFDGISLENNIVSVAEIKEAITLVSDELKQAINVAKENITNFHTAQKTAKVFVETAIGVSCWQEKRPIQKVGLYIPGGTAPLFSTVLMLAMPAQIAGCKEIVLCSPPNKEGKIHPAILYTANLCGVTKIIKVGGIQAIAGYTFGTETIPQVYKIFGPGNQFVTVAKQLSTKHGVAIDMPAGPSELLVVADDSANASYVASDLLSQAEHGADSQVILVSTSKKMIADVEKEIEIQLAKLSRVEIAEKAIQNSKSIFVESDEIALELINEYGPEHFIVCTNNNDFYIDNIENAGSVFIGNYTPESAGDYASGTNHTLPTNGFSKSYSGVNLDSFTKSITFQKITKEGIKTIGTSIELMAAAEGLDAHKNAVSIRLKDLN; this is encoded by the coding sequence ATGAAAACAATTATAAACCCATCAAGAAAAGATTGGAATAAAATATTAGAAAGACCCACAAAAACGGTTGATGATATTGAAAGTATTGTGAACGATGTTTTTGCAGATGTTCAAAAAAATGGAGATGCTGCCATACATAAATACACCCAAAAATTTGATGGTATTTCTTTAGAAAATAATATTGTTTCTGTTGCTGAAATTAAAGAAGCAATTACTTTAGTATCTGATGAGTTAAAGCAAGCTATTAACGTAGCTAAAGAAAACATTACCAATTTTCATACAGCACAAAAAACAGCAAAAGTTTTTGTAGAAACCGCAATCGGAGTTTCTTGTTGGCAAGAAAAAAGACCCATTCAAAAAGTTGGTCTGTATATTCCAGGAGGAACCGCACCTTTGTTTTCTACAGTATTAATGTTGGCAATGCCAGCTCAAATTGCAGGCTGTAAAGAAATTGTATTGTGTTCTCCACCAAATAAAGAAGGTAAAATTCATCCAGCCATTTTGTATACAGCCAATTTATGTGGTGTTACAAAAATTATAAAAGTTGGTGGTATACAAGCAATTGCAGGGTATACTTTTGGTACAGAAACCATTCCGCAAGTGTATAAAATATTTGGTCCAGGAAATCAGTTTGTAACAGTTGCAAAACAATTGTCTACAAAACATGGTGTTGCTATAGACATGCCTGCTGGCCCAAGTGAATTATTAGTGGTTGCAGATGATTCTGCAAACGCAAGTTATGTAGCATCAGATTTATTAAGTCAGGCAGAACATGGCGCAGACAGTCAGGTTATTTTGGTTTCAACATCAAAAAAGATGATTGCAGACGTAGAAAAAGAAATCGAAATTCAATTGGCTAAATTGTCTAGAGTAGAAATTGCTGAGAAAGCCATTCAAAATTCGAAGTCTATTTTTGTAGAAAGTGATGAAATAGCGTTAGAATTAATCAATGAATATGGACCAGAACACTTTATTGTTTGTACAAATAATAATGATTTTTACATAGACAATATAGAAAACGCAGGTTCTGTTTTTATAGGTAATTATACACCAGAAAGCGCAGGAGATTATGCTTCGGGTACCAACCATACCTTACCAACAAACGGATTTTCTAAATCGTATTCTGGAGTAAATTTAGATAGTTTTACCAAAAGTATTACGTTTCAGAAAATTACAAAAGAAGGGATTAAAACAATAGGAACATCTATTGAGTTAATGGCAGCAGCAGAAGGATTAGATGCACATAAAAATGCAGTTTCAATTCGTTTAAAAGATTTAAATTAA
- the hisG gene encoding ATP phosphoribosyltransferase: protein MSNLRIAVQKSGRLNEDSMRILKDIGISIDNGKDQLKASARNFPVEVFYLRNGDIPQYLKDGVVDAAIIGENVLIEKGADIEFVERLGFSKCKVSIAVPKESNANSLQDLDGQRIATSYPETVKKFLKEKNIKADIHIINGSVEIAPNIGLADGICDIVSSGSTLFKNGLKEIEVLLTSEAVLAVSSKISAERRAILEKIQFRIQSVLKGQNSKYVLLNAPNDKLENILKVLPGMRSPTVLPLAEKGWSSVHTVISKNEFWEIIDELKANGAEGILVCPIEKMVL, encoded by the coding sequence ATGAGTAATTTAAGAATTGCAGTACAAAAATCAGGAAGATTAAACGAAGATTCAATGAGAATCTTAAAAGACATTGGTATTTCTATAGACAATGGTAAAGATCAATTAAAAGCATCTGCAAGAAATTTTCCTGTAGAAGTATTTTACTTAAGAAATGGCGATATCCCTCAGTATTTAAAAGATGGAGTAGTAGATGCAGCCATTATAGGAGAAAATGTTTTAATAGAAAAAGGAGCAGATATAGAGTTTGTAGAGCGTTTAGGTTTTTCTAAATGTAAGGTTTCTATAGCAGTGCCAAAAGAATCGAACGCAAATTCGTTACAAGATTTAGACGGACAAAGAATTGCAACTTCGTATCCAGAAACCGTTAAAAAGTTTTTAAAAGAAAAAAACATCAAAGCAGATATTCACATTATCAACGGTTCTGTAGAAATTGCACCAAATATTGGTTTAGCAGATGGTATTTGTGATATTGTTTCTAGCGGAAGTACTTTATTTAAAAATGGTTTAAAAGAAATAGAGGTTTTACTAACCTCAGAAGCTGTATTAGCCGTTTCTTCTAAAATATCAGCAGAAAGAAGAGCAATTTTAGAGAAAATTCAGTTTAGAATTCAGTCGGTTTTAAAAGGCCAAAACTCTAAATACGTATTGTTAAATGCACCTAATGATAAATTAGAAAATATATTAAAAGTGTTACCAGGTATGAGAAGTCCTACTGTTTTGCCATTGGCAGAAAAAGGTTGGAGCTCTGTACACACCGTAATTAGCAAAAACGAATTTTGGGAAATTATAGATGAATTAAAAGCCAACGGAGCAGAAGGTATTTTAGTGTGCCCAATAGAAAAAATGGTATTGTAA
- the hisB gene encoding bifunctional histidinol-phosphatase/imidazoleglycerol-phosphate dehydratase HisB: protein MSKKVLFIDRDGTLVLEPPVDYQLDSLEKLEFYPKVFQYMAKIASELDYELVMVTNQDGLGTDSFPEDTFWPAQNKIMSAFEKEGVVFSEVCIDKTFPHENAETRKPRTGLLTKYFSEEYDLANSFVLGDRITDMELAKNLGSKGIFLSEDSELGADEIETSKQEILDCIALTSTDWKEIYEFLKLEDRVSEITRNTNETKIYIKLNLDGSGKNDISTGVKFFDHMLDQIGRHGAMDLTVKVDGDLEVDEHHTIEDTMIALGELFHKALGNKLGIERYGFCLPMDDCLAQAAVDFGGRPWLVWEADFKREMIGDMPTEMFLHLFKSFTDGAKCNLNIKAEGANEHHKIEGIFKAFAKAMKMAVKRDANKMFLPSTKGVL from the coding sequence ATGAGTAAAAAAGTATTATTTATAGATAGAGACGGAACCTTGGTGTTAGAACCACCTGTAGATTATCAATTAGATAGTTTAGAAAAGTTAGAGTTTTACCCGAAAGTATTTCAATACATGGCAAAAATTGCTAGCGAATTGGATTACGAATTGGTAATGGTAACCAATCAAGATGGTTTGGGAACCGATAGTTTTCCGGAAGATACTTTTTGGCCAGCACAAAATAAAATAATGAGTGCTTTCGAAAAAGAAGGGGTTGTTTTTTCTGAAGTTTGTATCGATAAAACTTTTCCACATGAAAATGCCGAAACTCGTAAACCAAGAACAGGTTTGTTAACCAAATATTTTTCTGAAGAATATGATTTGGCAAATTCTTTTGTTTTAGGCGATAGAATTACAGACATGGAATTGGCTAAAAATTTAGGTTCTAAAGGGATTTTCTTATCAGAAGACTCAGAATTAGGAGCTGATGAAATTGAAACTTCTAAACAAGAAATTTTAGATTGTATTGCTTTAACAAGTACAGATTGGAAAGAAATCTATGAGTTTTTAAAGTTAGAAGATAGAGTTTCTGAAATTACTAGAAATACCAACGAAACTAAAATTTACATCAAACTAAATTTAGATGGTTCTGGTAAAAATGATATTTCTACTGGAGTAAAGTTTTTCGATCACATGTTAGATCAGATTGGTCGTCATGGAGCGATGGATTTAACTGTAAAAGTTGATGGAGATTTAGAGGTTGATGAACACCATACTATAGAGGACACCATGATTGCTTTGGGCGAGTTATTCCACAAAGCATTAGGAAATAAATTAGGCATAGAACGTTATGGTTTTTGCTTGCCAATGGACGATTGTTTAGCACAAGCAGCCGTAGATTTTGGTGGAAGACCGTGGTTGGTTTGGGAGGCTGATTTTAAACGTGAAATGATTGGAGATATGCCAACAGAAATGTTTTTACACTTGTTTAAATCTTTTACAGATGGCGCAAAATGTAACTTAAATATTAAGGCAGAAGGCGCAAACGAGCATCATAAAATAGAAGGTATTTTTAAAGCTTTTGCAAAAGCAATGAAAATGGCAGTTAAGAGAGATGCAAATAAAATGTTTTTACCATCTACAAAAGGAGTGCTTTAA
- the hisC gene encoding histidinol-phosphate transaminase: MKTKFNINNLVRENIKSLQPYSSARDEYKDANTTEMIFLDANENPFENGVNRYPDPQQNNVKDLLSEIKGVAKENILLGNGSDEVLDLIYRAFCEPNVDNVITLPPTYGMYSVLANINAIENRAVLLGDDFQPKVNKILNVADAHSKILFLCSPNNPTGNSFTVETVRELLLKFKGLVVIDEAYIDFSEQKSWLERLAEFPNLIITQTLSKAFGLAGIRLGVCYASKEIIKILNNIKPPYNVNELSQQRAIARLQKMDEVQNEISQLISERKRLKKELESCDSYIEKVYPSDGNFLLLKVDDATKRYNQLIEYGVVIRNRTNQPLCKNTLRISVGICEENQRLLRALKAIKEQ, translated from the coding sequence ATGAAAACTAAATTTAACATCAATAACCTAGTTAGAGAAAATATAAAATCTCTACAACCTTATTCATCTGCAAGAGATGAATATAAAGACGCCAATACTACAGAAATGATTTTCTTAGATGCTAATGAAAATCCTTTTGAAAACGGTGTAAATAGGTATCCAGATCCGCAACAGAATAATGTAAAAGATTTGTTGTCTGAGATAAAAGGAGTTGCTAAAGAAAATATTTTATTAGGTAACGGAAGTGATGAAGTTTTAGACTTAATCTACAGAGCTTTTTGTGAGCCTAATGTAGATAATGTAATTACATTACCACCAACCTACGGAATGTATAGTGTTTTGGCAAATATAAATGCTATAGAAAACAGAGCGGTATTGTTAGGCGATGATTTTCAGCCAAAAGTAAATAAAATCTTAAATGTAGCAGATGCACATAGTAAAATTTTGTTTTTATGTTCACCGAACAATCCAACAGGAAACAGTTTTACAGTAGAAACGGTTAGAGAATTACTTTTAAAATTTAAAGGTTTAGTGGTTATAGATGAAGCGTATATCGATTTTTCTGAGCAAAAAAGTTGGTTAGAAAGATTGGCAGAGTTTCCTAATTTAATCATTACACAGACTTTATCTAAAGCCTTTGGTTTAGCGGGTATTCGTTTGGGAGTTTGTTATGCATCCAAAGAAATTATTAAAATTTTAAACAACATAAAACCACCTTATAACGTAAACGAATTAAGTCAGCAAAGAGCAATTGCAAGATTGCAAAAAATGGATGAAGTTCAGAACGAAATTTCTCAATTAATCAGCGAAAGAAAACGGCTTAAAAAAGAGTTAGAAAGCTGCGATAGTTATATAGAAAAAGTATATCCATCAGATGGTAATTTTTTGTTGTTAAAGGTAGACGATGCTACAAAGCGTTACAACCAATTAATAGAATATGGTGTCGTTATTAGAAATAGAACAAACCAACCTTTATGTAAAAATACGTTGCGTATAAGTGTAGGTATTTGCGAGGAAAATCAACGATTATTAAGAGCCTTAAAAGCTATTAAAGAACAATAA